TTATGGATTTAACCCCTACGGTAAATAGCGGCAGTCGCAGTCAGTCTGAATACCTGGCCTATGCTATCTGGAACTTTGATGGCGCGCTGAAAGGGCTGAGCCTGAGCGATTTCTTTGGGGTACAGACCTCGCCGCTGTATGGCAATGATTTCTGGCAGAACCGACTCACTCTGCAATACGACTTCTGATATGCCAAAAGCCGCCCGCATCGCGCGGGCGGCTTCACGATAGCCTGAATCGCCAGGTTTCATCCGTTCTGCTGCGACCAAATTACATCGTAGAGAAAGTGTTCATAATCACGCCGCCGGAAATAATCAGCAGCATGGCGAACAACGCCGGAGCATCGGGCTTCTGCTTATAAAGAATCATTGAGCAGATAGTCACCCCAACGATACCAAAGCCACACCACAGAGAATATGCCACACCAACCGGTATATATCCCATCGCACGAGTCAGAGCGAAATAGCACAGCGCATAGGCCGAAATAACCAGCACCGACGGTGCCAGGCGACTAAAGCCGTGAGTCTTTTTAATCAGCGATGTTCCGGTAATTTCGGAGCCGATAGATAGCGCGAGCCATAAAAATCCTGCATTCAACATAATTCGTTCCCTCGATAGTTAGCCGGCAATATTTTTGTTAAGCGGAGCCAGTTCTGGAGCCTCCGGCTCCTCTTCCTCACTCCCCATTTTGGAAAACAGGTTCATGATGACAATTCCGCTGGCAATGACGGACATACCGATAACCGCTGCCATATCCGGATGCTGTCCGTAGAACACAATCCCAAGGCTCGATACCACCAAAATACCGGTGCCAGACCAGGTCGCATAGGCCACGCC
This genomic interval from Salmonella enterica subsp. enterica serovar Choleraesuis contains the following:
- a CDS encoding QacE family quaternary ammonium compound efflux SMR transporter, whose protein sequence is MLNAGFLWLALSIGSEITGTSLIKKTHGFSRLAPSVLVISAYALCYFALTRAMGYIPVGVAYSLWCGFGIVGVTICSMILYKQKPDAPALFAMLLIISGGVIMNTFSTM
- a CDS encoding QacE family quaternary ammonium compound efflux SMR transporter, producing MSSKAKCWLWMLLVIVSETSATSTLKMFDNSTGNTKFALLALIVVLYCVCYYSLSRAVRDIPVGVAYATWSGTGILVVSSLGIVFYGQHPDMAAVIGMSVIASGIVIMNLFSKMGSEEEEPEAPELAPLNKNIAG